A part of Emys orbicularis isolate rEmyOrb1 chromosome 13, rEmyOrb1.hap1, whole genome shotgun sequence genomic DNA contains:
- the LOC135887737 gene encoding olfactory receptor 14A16-like, producing MSNQTSITEFLLLGFSDVLELQILHFVVFLVIYLSALMGNLLIIMVVALDHHLHSPMYFFLMNLSILDLGTISVTVPKSMANSLMNTRSISYSGCVAQVFFLVFFAVSDFALLTVMAYDRYVAICKPLHYETIMNRRACVQMAASAWISVIVYSSLHTRNTFAISFCGGNKVDQFFCEIPQLLKLACSDTYLGEVEVLILGACLCLSCFVFIIVSYTRIFQTVLRIPTEQGRHKALSTCLPHLIVVSLFVSTGIFAYLKPTSSSPSGLDLMVAVLYSVLPPVMNPIIYSMRNKEIKASLRKLTGWRLFSKNKMSIFLL from the coding sequence atgtccaaccaaaccAGCATAActgagttccttctcctgggattctctgacgttctggagctgcagattttgcactttgtgGTGTTTCTAGTGATTTACCTGTCAGCCCTGATGGGGAATCTTCTCATCATCATGGTTGTAGCCCTAGACCACCACCTTCAcagccccatgtacttcttcctgatgaatttGTCCATCCTAGACCTCGGTACCATCTCAGTCACCGTACCCAAATCCATGGCTAATTCCCTCATGAACACCAGGTCCATTTCCTATTCTGGATGTGTCGCCCAAGTCTTTTTCCTCGTCTTCTTTGCTGTATCTGACTTCGCCTTACTCACCGTCATGGCCTATGATCGATATGTCGCCATCtgcaaaccactgcactatgagactataatgaacaggagagcttgtgtccaaatggcagccagtgcctggatcAGTGTAATTGTCTATTCTTCGTTGCACACCAGGAACACATTTGCAATCTCCTTCTGTGGTGGCAACAaggtggatcagttcttctgtgaaattccTCAGCTACTCAAGCTCGCCTGCTCTGACACGTACCTTGGTGAAGTTGAGGTACTCATCTTGGGTGCATGCTTATGCTtaagctgttttgtttttataattgtgtCATACACTCGGATATTCCAAACAGTACTGAGAATCCCCACTGAGCAGGGTCGGCATAAAGCCCTAtccacctgcctccctcacctcattgtggtctcCTTGTTTGTTTCCACTGGCATCTTTGCATAcctgaaacccacctccagctctCCATCAGGCCTGGATCTCATGGTGGCTGTTCTTTATTCCGTGCTGCCGCCAGTGATGAATCCGATCATCTACAGCATGCGGAACAAGGAAATCAAAGCTTCCCTCAGGAAACTGACTGGGTGGAGGTTATTCAGCAAGAATAAAATGTCGATATTTCTCTTATGA